The Comamonas sp. GB3 AK4-5 genome includes a region encoding these proteins:
- a CDS encoding ABC transporter permease, whose amino-acid sequence MLWNTIWLALRSIRRNLLRSFLTVLGIVIGVSAVITMVTLGNGATMAVQNQIAGLGTNLLQIRSGQRMGAGSSVAPSFKDTDATAIAQQIGGIQAVAPEARSSATVVAGGRNWSTSVIGSTNDWLITGNWKLAQGREFSADELRAGAAVCIIGATLHRELYGNSADVLGQPLRIKGFSCEVVGLLESKGQGAFGNDQDDTVLIPLNTLQRRVTGSKRLNTILVSMEDGSDAERVKTSLNQLLRELRKLAPSDEDNFNVLDTKQLADTMAGTTKVLTTLLGAVAAVSLLVGGIGIMNIMLVSVTERTREIGLRLAIGALEREVLLQFLIEAVVLAALGGLVGILIATAASFGLAQLMGVPYVFNAGVNLLSFVFSAAIGVLFGYFPARRAARLDPIEALRHE is encoded by the coding sequence ATGCTGTGGAACACCATCTGGCTGGCGCTGCGCTCCATACGCCGCAATCTGCTGCGCTCGTTTTTGACCGTGCTGGGCATTGTCATCGGCGTCAGCGCCGTCATCACCATGGTTACGCTGGGCAACGGCGCCACCATGGCCGTGCAAAACCAGATCGCTGGTTTGGGCACCAATTTGCTGCAGATACGCTCGGGCCAGCGCATGGGCGCGGGCTCCTCGGTGGCGCCCTCGTTCAAGGACACCGACGCCACCGCCATTGCCCAGCAAATTGGCGGCATCCAGGCCGTGGCGCCCGAGGCACGCTCCAGCGCCACCGTGGTAGCCGGCGGGCGCAACTGGTCCACCAGCGTCATCGGCAGCACCAACGACTGGCTCATCACCGGCAACTGGAAGCTGGCCCAGGGCCGGGAGTTCAGCGCTGACGAGCTGCGCGCCGGCGCGGCCGTGTGCATCATCGGCGCCACGCTGCACCGTGAGCTGTATGGCAACAGCGCCGATGTGCTGGGCCAGCCGCTGCGCATCAAGGGCTTTTCCTGCGAGGTGGTGGGCCTGCTGGAATCCAAGGGCCAGGGCGCCTTCGGCAACGACCAGGACGACACCGTGCTGATCCCGCTCAACACCTTGCAGCGCCGCGTCACCGGCAGCAAACGCTTGAACACCATTCTGGTGTCCATGGAAGACGGCAGCGATGCCGAGCGCGTCAAGACCAGCCTCAACCAGCTGCTGCGCGAGCTGCGCAAGCTGGCTCCCAGCGACGAGGACAACTTCAATGTGCTGGACACCAAGCAGCTGGCCGACACCATGGCCGGCACCACCAAGGTGCTGACCACGTTGCTGGGTGCGGTGGCCGCCGTCAGCCTGCTGGTGGGCGGCATAGGCATCATGAACATCATGCTGGTCAGCGTCACCGAGCGCACCCGCGAAATCGGCCTGCGCCTGGCCATTGGCGCGCTGGAGCGCGAGGTGCTGCTGCAGTTTCTGATTGAGGCCGTGGTGCTGGCCGCACTGGGCGGTCTGGTGGGCATTCTGATTGCCACCGCTGCCTCGTTTGGCCTGGCCCAGCTCATGGGCGTGCCCTATGTCTTCAACGCCGGGGTGAACCTGCTGTCCTTTGTGTTCTCGGCCGCCATCGGCGTGCTCTTCGGCTACTTCCCCGCCCGCCGCGCCGCACGCCTGGACCCTATCGAGGCGTTGCGGCACGAGTAA
- a CDS encoding ABC transporter ATP-binding protein: MKPAAQPPAGDGGMPLIRLQGVTKTYGEGGLAFQALKGVDLDIAQGDFVAIMGPSGSGKSTAMNTLGCLDRPSSGAYLFKGVHVENLSRDERARLRRRYFGFVFQGFHLLPRTTAQENVELPLLYRGEPAVERHAAAARALEAVGLKGWEHHTPAELSGGQQQRVAIARAIVTDPTVLLADEPTGNLDTQRSEEIMELLWKLNHDKGITVLMVTHEPEMAAYSRRIVRFKDGRMDSDLPNPPLALRRATVAADPDPAVVLAEQGGA; this comes from the coding sequence ATGAAGCCCGCAGCACAACCGCCCGCAGGCGATGGCGGCATGCCGCTGATTCGCCTGCAGGGCGTGACCAAGACCTATGGCGAAGGCGGCCTGGCCTTCCAGGCCCTCAAGGGCGTGGACCTGGACATCGCCCAGGGTGACTTTGTGGCCATCATGGGGCCCAGCGGCTCGGGCAAGTCCACGGCCATGAACACCCTGGGCTGTCTGGATCGGCCCAGCAGCGGCGCCTATCTGTTCAAGGGCGTGCATGTGGAAAACCTGTCGCGCGATGAGCGCGCCCGGCTGCGCCGCCGCTACTTTGGCTTTGTGTTCCAGGGCTTTCACCTGCTGCCACGCACCACGGCCCAGGAGAATGTGGAGCTGCCGCTGCTGTACCGGGGCGAGCCCGCGGTAGAGCGCCATGCTGCCGCCGCTCGCGCCCTGGAGGCCGTGGGGCTCAAGGGCTGGGAGCACCACACACCGGCCGAGCTGTCGGGCGGCCAGCAGCAACGCGTGGCCATTGCCCGCGCCATCGTCACCGACCCCACGGTGCTGCTGGCCGATGAGCCCACGGGCAATCTGGACACCCAGCGCAGCGAGGAAATCATGGAGCTGTTGTGGAAGCTCAACCACGACAAGGGCATCACCGTGCTGATGGTCACGCACGAGCCCGAAATGGCGGCCTATAGCCGGCGCATCGTGCGCTTCAAGGACGGGCGCATGGACAGCGATTTGCCCAACCCACCCCTGGCCTTGCGCCGCGCCACGGTGGCCGCCGACCCAGACCCGGCCGTGGTGCTGGCCGAGCAAGGAGGCGCGTGA